A genomic segment from Paenibacillus sp. FSL K6-1096 encodes:
- a CDS encoding cohesin domain-containing protein has translation MKKVLLIIVLLFAALPMQGAFAANYDPDNYIDGVKYTVTDTGQDVTSILTDKKYGTSNPYITLKAYGTKNSRLTVEFAAPVNIAYITIRAQYPAFVAFYGEDGAYLGQTNANRDPVVSRYNNVKSAQIYHPYDFDNQIYEVGFHAFISDTPTPTPTPTATPTPTATPQPTPTATPEPTPTATPEPTPTATLEPTPSPTPTPALEPTLDVAIAPEKIGLGKEFTADVSLKNVKDIYAEDFEVKYDKEHLQYLGFEEVTGFKVYNNPVDKNGVVRFVVASQGEEYGINEDTVVVKLKFKAKAKGTAIVDATKARIADTEEEYDLEKDNCLEDSVIIEATDVNKSGTYTLVDLAIDARYFKYFAPDVDPVKYNADQAGDEYVNDDDLLFIVDQILNNPDYLPNT, from the coding sequence TTGAAAAAGGTATTATTAATCATTGTTTTATTGTTTGCGGCGCTGCCTATGCAGGGGGCTTTTGCAGCCAACTATGACCCAGACAATTATATTGATGGGGTTAAGTATACGGTGACTGATACCGGGCAGGATGTAACCAGTATTTTAACAGACAAAAAATACGGTACATCAAATCCTTATATTACGCTTAAAGCTTATGGTACCAAAAATAGTAGATTAACAGTGGAATTTGCTGCGCCTGTTAATATTGCGTATATAACGATACGGGCACAGTATCCGGCTTTTGTAGCTTTTTATGGCGAAGACGGTGCTTATTTAGGGCAGACCAATGCTAACCGCGATCCTGTTGTTTCAAGGTACAACAATGTTAAGAGTGCGCAGATATACCATCCTTATGACTTTGATAATCAGATTTATGAGGTAGGGTTTCATGCTTTCATATCGGATACGCCGACACCAACGCCGACGCCAACTGCTACACCAACACCGACCGCTACACCTCAACCTACACCAACAGCAACACCTGAACCTACACCAACAGCAACACCTGAACCTACACCAACAGCAACACTTGAACCTACACCAAGCCCTACTCCAACACCAGCACTGGAGCCCACTCTTGATGTAGCCATCGCACCAGAAAAGATTGGTTTAGGCAAAGAATTTACAGCTGATGTATCCCTAAAAAATGTGAAGGATATTTATGCGGAAGACTTTGAAGTGAAGTACGACAAGGAACACTTGCAATACCTCGGGTTTGAAGAGGTAACCGGCTTTAAGGTGTACAATAATCCCGTTGATAAAAACGGCGTTGTCCGCTTTGTAGTAGCCAGCCAAGGTGAAGAATACGGCATCAACGAAGACACAGTTGTTGTAAAACTCAAGTTTAAGGCCAAAGCCAAAGGTACAGCCATTGTCGATGCAACCAAAGCGAGGATTGCAGATACCGAAGAGGAATATGACCTGGAGAAAGATAACTGCCTAGAAGACAGTGTAATCATCGAGGCAACAGACGTCAATAAGTCTGGTACGTATACTCTTGTTGACCTTGCTATTGATGCCAGGTACTTCAAATATTTTGCGCCTGATGTTGATCCGGTAAAATACAATGCAGACCAAGCCGGCGATGAATATGTAAATGATGATGACTTGCTTTTTATTGTTGATCAGATTTTAAACAACCCGGATTATTTGCCGAATACTTAA